Below is a window of Lodderomyces elongisporus chromosome 3, complete sequence DNA.
GAGGGTGCTGTGTGGAACATCAACTCCTTTGACCAATGGGGTGTTGAGTTGGGTAAAGTTCTCGCAAAGGTTATTGGCAAGCAATTGGATGACAAGAAGCCAGTTGAAGACCACGATCCTTCCACCAACAACTTGATCAACACTTTTAAGGAATGGGAATGAATCGTGACGCGAGAAAGTGGAGTGGATTCTAAATTGTAATGGCTTGCTCACTATAGTTGGAATACATACATAgtacatatacatttatatacatttgcatatatttgtatatagttatatatatacgaAAACTATTCGTACttactttttttgattAATAGACAAATAACTAGCTGTTACTTTGACTTGAATtgaaagaatcaaaaataGCACattgttcctttttttttttcttttttttttaagatTGAGCCATCTCTTATTCTATTCAACCATTTTTCGATAGCTCACTATTTACATTTTGCCAatgcctttttttttccacctAATAGACATTGACTTTTAGAGTAGTCTTTGCATAACTGATATCATTGTACATTTGATAAATAAAGtagccaaaaaagaaattaaataaaaaaaaagagaaaaataaaatttaaaaaattgaaactgTTATTGATTACTCTTTAAAAATCGCACTCGAAAATCACACATGTGAGAAGCGAGCACATCTCTCAAATCTCTCAAATCTCTCGAAACTAGCGACACTTTTGAAGttcattttattattcAATTTCCACCCACCCTCGAAAGAGAGCCAAGAATAACTTTGTCAAAGCATTGgatcctttttttgttttcttttctctagttttttttcgttctttttttgttttttaaaaatataGACAAATAATGTCAGACACAGAGGATTTTGAGGTCCCACACGATGACTTGGAAAACCCACTCCGTATAGTCCTTGTTTTGGATATTGCAGGTAAGGAAACCACAATGGAAGAAGAGAGATTGCTTGACTCGGTACAAACGTTTGACGAAGTGAATCTgttttttgataaatttgATGAGCAAATCGCTGTGCCGAATGAAGGACATATCAAATACGAAGTGGGTAGTGATGGATTGGTTGTGATAATTGTTGACACAAAAGAATTGGAAGACAAAGTGTTGGCATTTGTCGATGGATATGAAGGTGGGGATGAGAAAAAGATTAAGGAAGAGGATCGTGAAagtggaaaaaagaatgtggatgaagatgaggatgaAGGAAAAGTTAATGGAAAtgggaagaaaagaaaaacagatGCTTAATTCTTAACATATATTGGCACTGATAGAAACATACCAATTGCTTTCTGGAGGAAACAGAATGACGTTTAAGACTTAAGTACTGTTCATGGACACAATTTCAATTATAGGAGTTGACTCTCGAATGTTATTGATAACTAAAAATGATATATGCGAGTATTCAAGTCTCgaattttgtttctatgCTATATTTCTGGATCTGAGGAAGAGACACAGTGGTACAATAAAAAACcatatatttttaatttactGGTCACTTTGAGAGAAATCAGAATTCAAAGCATACAATGGccttgcttcttcttctaatttttaatttttcttatGTTCTCATGATCATCAAATAGTCATGATATTAATTTGAGATGGAACGATAGAAGAATTGATGAACTTTTAAAATGTATATTCCAATCTATATATAGAACCAAACTACAATTAAACTCAAAAACCTATCCATTCTACTATAAATTCTAGGTTTTTTCCACTTTTGcttgaaaagaatagtAAAACTACTCTATACatttcttgctttttccCTTAATTATCTTGCTAGTCTCGCTATAATCATGATTACTAGAatattgttgctgatgttgttgttatatATACTTTTCCTGCTGTTGTGAATTCACTCTTTGTACTTATCGATAGTATAAAGGAGGGTTGGAAGCACAAAATTATGGTGTTGAATCTTACCTATGTAAATAAAACTCTCAAACCGCGCACAGAAAATCCAAAATCAACGGAATCTCATAATCAACAACTTTAATTCCACCAAACCTCAATATTCTTTCTTAGTTCACTGCGCCTTTCATAAAAcaggaacaacaacaacaataacagcagcaacaataacagcagcagcaacagcagcaacagcaagaACAATTAACTAGAACTATCATTATATACAACGAAAATGTCACAAGAAGATTGGAGAAGAATTGATATCGATGCACTCGAGCCGGAAAACCACCTCACGTTAGCCGACCTTTCACCCGATTCGGCCTcaaacacacaattcaCATCTTCACAAGTACAATCTTTGGCGCAACAAATCCGTTCGCAACTCTCATCGGGTCAATTTCAGCAAGCGTTGCAAACGGCATTGGACAATCCTCCATACGTTGCAGACTCGGCGGCCACAAAGCAACTCCACGCCAAAACAGTATTTGAAACCCTTTGCTCgataaaaaataacaatagtTCCCAGGATATTTCGAGTTTCGTTAAGCTGTTGAACCAAGAACAGCAAGATGTGTTGATCAAGTACTTGTACAGAAGCATGAGTGAAGGTTATGGACAAAAACAAGGTGGTTTGGTGTTGAACTGGTTTGAAAAGACGGTGGAAATTACAGGTGTAGGTGCCATTGCCAGGTATATGACCGATAGAAGGACAGTATAGGAGAGTTAGCATAAGATtcaaagagagagagagtgtgtgtgtgtgtgggagacagagagacaaaaaagGTAGATGGATAAAATGAATGAAAACAGACATTGTGCATATACTTCACTTTGAAAAATAGTAGCCTGTAGGTAAAACCCcgtatttttttcttttcttcagcCTTGTGATTTTGtccatttttatttgtcaTTTTAAGCCATATCTGATTGTCTAAAGGTATTTTACTTTGTATTAGTATCATCAGTAGgtaaataacaaaaaaaaaacctttCTCTTTGGAAAGATCAAGTATGGTTTAAATGTTTTCACAATTGCAACATATAGTACAAAGTCATTAGAAATAAAACTAAATGAAGGgggaggagggggggggggggggggggacaTGAAAGGAAGAACACTTGTAAACATAGagagaaaattaaaaaaaaacacattaGGATATAAGTGGAATAATATTATTAATTAGaatttattcatttttgatTAGATTTTTTCGAAAAAGAAccaataaaagtaaaacaaaaaaatgaaaaggaaaaagtttGCTTTTATgagcaaaacaaatatatttGTTATCATAGGGTGTGTTGCTCGAAGTTAAGGGGGAAGGACGGTTTTTCCTAGATTTATCGCCTATATCATGCACTAACTTTCTTCAACGGGCTTGATTTACTTGACTTGTGTCCACCGTGTCTCAAAGGTGAAGAATACTTTTCTAACCCAGCaagtttgttctttttgttctttttcaccTTATTTTCCAGCATTACTTGTTTATTTGATGGTTGCAAAAtaccatttttctttggcgTGCTATGCTTGCTTGAGTTTTGAGACGATTTCTTACTATGCTTCATGGCCATACTCACTTGTTGTTTCACTTGAGACAAGTTCAGAGTATGCGACTTAAACGAGGAAGAAGCGGGAGAGACTGAAGACGATTTTGCAGTTGGTTCAGCCAGGTTTatgttcttttgttgttgctctgAAAGTGTTTCTGGAACTGATTCTGGAACAGATTCTGGTGCCGATTCTGGTGCAGGTGACACAGACAGTGCTAGCTTGTTTTGCTGTCCGCCGGTATTGAAATGGATAGTATGCTCCATAATTGGATCATTGTAGATATCTTCTGGATGGAAACCAAATTGCGGAGACGAGCTTTGGTTATTTAAGCCAAACAGTAAATTATTGAAATCCTGTGGAATTGTGGCATGGCTAGGCTGGAGCCTCAAAGTTTTCAATTCGGAATCTTTTTCAGCAAGTATTAATGCATGAGCTTGCTCGAGTTTGGAGATTTCTTCATGGTGTTTCATTTCTTGATTGTGCAAATCCTGTTTCAATCTTTCTAGAGTCGCTGTTTGCCTAGAATGGTCAGATTCAAGCTTTGTCTTTTCATTATTCCattcattttgtttatcATCGAATCTACTTTGGAAATCAGCTAGTTCCTTACCATATTTCTCAACCTCAATTGAAAGTTGCATCTGAGCCTCTTCGCTTTGCTTACGAAGCCTGGTGTTGTCCCTTGTTGCCTTATCCAACAAGGATTGTAATTCATCCAATAAAACACCTGATTTTTGCGAGTCCAGAGCTTGACTGTTTAGATCCTCAATTAAAGTTTGGTTTTGCCTTTCTGATTCACGCAATTGTTCGCGAACAGCTTTTtcagttttgaaaaaattattcaACTCTTCCTGCTTTGCATCAAGCCTCTCATTAAGGTCTTTAATTTGTTGCTGTAATACCAAGTCAGATGAAgtttttgcattttcaaattcttctttgctTGCCAATAACTGATCGTTTAATTGCTTTATTTGAGTATCTTTTTCAGTCATAAAGTGTTTCATCTTGTCAAGCTGTGAATTCAACTCTGCATTGTCCTTGACagcaaaatcaaatttaCTATTCAACCCAGTCAATTTTTCGTCGAgtttatctttttcctcAACTAAAGCGGACTCTCTTGCTTTCAAAGTTGCAATTGAGTTATTAGTTTCCTcaagtttcttttccaatttttcgCACTCTCTTGTGATGTCATTTAAAGCA
It encodes the following:
- the ARC15 gene encoding arp2/3 complex subunit (BUSCO:EOG09264V51), whose protein sequence is MSQEDWRRIDIDALEPENHLTLADLSPDSASNTQFTSSQVQSLAQQIRSQLSSGQFQQALQTALDNPPYVADSAATKQLHAKTVFETLCSIKNNNSSQDISSFVKSLNQEQQDVLIKYLYRSMSEGYGQKQGGLVLNWFEKTVEITGVGAIARYMTDRRTV